Proteins encoded within one genomic window of Nordella sp. HKS 07:
- a CDS encoding NAD(P)H-quinone oxidoreductase, with the protein MTFLPKTMRGVIARTKGGPEALSVDTFPVPEPRPGEVLIKVVYAGVCRPDIMQRRGIFSPPPGASEILGLEVAGTVVACGAEVHDLKVGNRVAALLSGGGYAQYAVADARCCLKLPGFLGERECAALPEALFTIWHNLFELGRLSCGEAVLIHGGASGNGTIAIQLANAIGATVFATAGTKEKATFLHKLGCAHPIVYRDQDFVSVIGEARGERGVDVVLDIVGGSYMPRNLAALGPGGRHVSLAFMESANITLDFTVVMRKSLTLTSSTLRPKSADEKARLKRALERHVWPLVETGRVRPVIHAELPLAEAAEAHRILEASEQVGKVVLRC; encoded by the coding sequence ATGACCTTTTTGCCAAAGACCATGCGCGGCGTGATCGCCAGGACCAAGGGCGGTCCTGAAGCGCTGTCGGTCGATACCTTCCCGGTGCCAGAGCCCAGGCCGGGCGAGGTTCTGATCAAGGTCGTTTATGCCGGCGTGTGCCGGCCCGACATCATGCAGCGCCGCGGTATCTTCTCGCCGCCGCCCGGCGCTTCCGAGATATTGGGCCTCGAAGTGGCCGGCACGGTCGTCGCCTGCGGCGCCGAGGTCCATGATCTCAAGGTCGGCAACCGTGTGGCCGCTCTGCTCTCGGGCGGCGGCTATGCGCAATATGCCGTGGCCGATGCGCGCTGCTGCCTCAAGCTGCCGGGCTTTCTCGGCGAGCGCGAATGCGCCGCTTTGCCCGAGGCCTTGTTCACCATCTGGCACAATCTCTTCGAGCTCGGCCGCCTCAGCTGCGGCGAGGCGGTGCTGATCCATGGCGGCGCCAGCGGCAACGGAACCATCGCCATCCAGCTCGCCAATGCCATTGGCGCCACCGTCTTCGCCACCGCCGGCACCAAGGAGAAGGCGACCTTTCTGCACAAGCTCGGCTGCGCCCATCCGATCGTCTATCGCGACCAGGATTTCGTCTCGGTGATCGGCGAGGCCAGAGGCGAGCGCGGCGTCGATGTCGTGCTCGACATCGTCGGCGGCTCCTATATGCCGCGCAATCTCGCGGCTCTGGGCCCCGGTGGACGCCATGTGAGCCTCGCTTTCATGGAAAGCGCCAACATCACGCTCGATTTCACCGTCGTGATGCGCAAGAGCCTGACGCTGACTTCATCGACGCTGCGGCCGAAATCAGCCGACGAGAAGGCCCGCCTCAAGCGTGCCCTCGAGCGTCATGTCTGGCCGCTCGTCGAGACAGGTCGCGTACGCCCGGTCATCCATGCCGAACTGCCGCTCGCCGAAGCGGCGGAAGCCCATCGCATCCTTGAAGCCTCCGAACAGGTCGGCAAAGTGGTGCTGCGCTGCTGA
- a CDS encoding RidA family protein, which produces MIHKRIRPFNTKQTYPEQKLDNDLSQGVVARGTMVFLRGQVAQDLDTRESLHVGDAALQTRKTMENIKMLLEEAGSELSHICRIVVYLTDIRYREAVYREMGVWLKGVFPCSTGLVVPALARPEWVVEIEVTAVIPDKT; this is translated from the coding sequence ATGATCCATAAGCGCATCCGCCCCTTCAACACGAAGCAGACCTATCCCGAGCAGAAGCTTGACAACGATCTTTCGCAAGGCGTCGTCGCGCGCGGCACGATGGTGTTTCTGCGCGGCCAGGTCGCGCAGGATCTCGATACGCGCGAAAGCCTGCATGTCGGCGATGCCGCGCTGCAGACGCGCAAGACGATGGAGAACATCAAGATGCTTCTCGAGGAAGCCGGCAGCGAGCTCTCGCATATCTGCCGGATCGTCGTTTATCTGACCGACATCCGCTATCGCGAAGCCGTCTATCGCGAGATGGGCGTGTGGCTCAAAGGCGTCTTCCCCTGCTCCACCGGCCTCGTTGTGCCGGCCTTGGCCCGCCCCGAATGGGTGGTCGAGATCGAAGTGACCGCCGTCATTCCCGACAAGACCTGA
- a CDS encoding S41 family peptidase → MKRAARRRATGKTQIRTEDIVPQVAKLSWAERLDVLDTLMLVLGELYVHLPLKRSLYGFDVIRALVSLRQQLTQIDDTQFHREMTTIISRLRDAHTQYQGPWTQKNIVASLPFLIESYGPLDDTTYIVSKVDTRTVKDKHFEENVHITHWNGIPFSRAVDLHADVETGGRPDSRRARSLESLTFRALEYRPPPNEEWVDIDYIDNENQPRSIRLHWEIFDPDLAPNSERDALATRFKRSIHLGAEAVRRAKKFRFNHALWQAEKKVAKVRAGKQRMATQFADFLTASTVTTSKGKFGYLRIWSFNVDDDQAFIDAVSTLVQDLPDRGLIIDVRGNPGGLIWAAERLLQIFTPHPVTPTKFALRATATTAAMARAVFNRDDLGAWSESLDSAENTGEPYSSHIPITPPEECNNLGQRYGGPVVAIADANTYSSGDLFSAGIVDNRIGPLVCVGQATGAGGANVWSARDLADSLRPAKILLPRLPDGVDFTMAIRRAVRSGPADGALIEDGGVVGQPYVMTGTDILNGNRDLIEQCAEMLAAQPWTRMNVRQAAGGIEVETAGIEQVDLFVDGHPAGFPHSIPGDGKHRIKLAVKKGQMVEVAGFAEESLRQKRRLTIR, encoded by the coding sequence ATGAAACGGGCAGCCCGCCGGCGGGCCACAGGCAAAACGCAGATCCGCACCGAGGACATCGTGCCCCAGGTCGCCAAGCTCAGCTGGGCCGAGCGGCTCGACGTGCTGGACACGCTGATGCTGGTGCTCGGTGAGCTCTATGTTCATCTGCCGCTCAAGCGCTCGCTTTATGGCTTCGATGTCATCCGGGCCCTGGTGAGCCTGCGCCAGCAGCTGACCCAGATCGACGATACCCAGTTCCACCGCGAGATGACGACGATCATCAGCCGGCTGCGCGACGCGCATACGCAGTATCAGGGCCCGTGGACGCAGAAGAACATCGTGGCGAGCCTGCCCTTCCTTATCGAAAGCTACGGTCCCCTGGACGACACGACCTATATCGTCTCGAAAGTGGACACGCGCACCGTCAAGGACAAGCATTTCGAGGAAAACGTCCACATCACCCATTGGAACGGCATCCCCTTCAGCCGCGCGGTCGATCTACATGCCGATGTGGAAACCGGCGGCCGGCCCGATTCCAGGCGCGCCCGGTCGCTCGAGTCGCTCACCTTCAGGGCACTGGAGTATCGTCCGCCACCCAATGAGGAATGGGTGGACATCGACTATATCGATAACGAAAATCAGCCGCGCAGCATAAGGCTGCACTGGGAGATATTCGACCCGGATCTGGCTCCCAACAGCGAGCGCGACGCGCTCGCCACGCGCTTCAAGCGCAGCATCCATCTGGGCGCCGAAGCGGTACGGCGGGCCAAGAAATTCCGCTTCAACCATGCCCTGTGGCAGGCGGAGAAGAAGGTCGCGAAAGTCCGCGCCGGCAAGCAGCGGATGGCGACCCAGTTCGCGGATTTCCTGACCGCCAGCACCGTCACGACGAGCAAGGGCAAGTTCGGCTATCTGCGGATCTGGAGTTTCAATGTCGACGATGATCAGGCCTTCATCGATGCCGTGTCGACGCTCGTGCAGGATTTGCCGGATCGCGGCCTCATCATCGATGTCAGAGGCAATCCGGGCGGGCTGATCTGGGCGGCCGAGCGGCTTCTCCAGATCTTCACGCCGCATCCGGTGACGCCGACCAAGTTCGCTCTGCGCGCCACGGCGACGACGGCGGCGATGGCGCGCGCCGTCTTCAACCGCGACGACCTTGGCGCGTGGTCGGAGTCGCTCGACAGCGCGGAGAACACCGGCGAGCCCTATTCGAGCCATATCCCGATCACGCCGCCGGAGGAATGCAACAATCTCGGCCAGCGCTATGGCGGGCCGGTCGTGGCCATCGCCGACGCCAATACCTATTCGTCGGGAGATCTCTTCTCAGCCGGCATCGTCGACAATCGCATAGGCCCTCTGGTCTGCGTCGGTCAGGCGACGGGTGCTGGCGGCGCCAATGTGTGGTCGGCGCGGGATCTCGCCGATTCCTTGCGCCCCGCTAAGATTTTGCTGCCGCGGCTGCCGGACGGCGTCGATTTTACCATGGCGATACGGCGCGCGGTACGCTCGGGACCGGCCGACGGCGCGCTGATCGAAGATGGCGGCGTCGTGGGCCAGCCCTATGTCATGACCGGCACCGATATCCTCAATGGCAACCGCGATCTCATCGAACAATGCGCCGAGATGCTCGCGGCTCAACCCTGGACGCGGATGAATGTCCGGCAGGCGGCGGGCGGCATCGAGGTCGAGACCGCGGGGATCGAGCAGGTCGACCTCTTCGTCGACGGCCATCCCGCCGGCTTCCCCCACAGCATTCCGGGCGACGGCAAGCACCGGATCAAGCTCGCGGTGAAAAAAGGTCAGATGGTGGAAGTCGCAGGCTTTGCGGAAGAGAGCCTGCGCCAGAAGCGGCGCCTGACGATCAGATAG
- a CDS encoding glutathione S-transferase encodes MKLFYAPTSPYVRKVMVTAHELGLADGIEKLPSAAHPVKRDERIALANPLAKIPAAITPEGDTLFDSRVICEYLDANVPGRHLFPAEQKARWRALTLQALGDGLLDAALLSRYEMTARPEARQWADWVQGQMTKVDGALARLEEHVETLSGPLTIGLITIGCALGYLDFRFAHRPWREDHPRLAAWYAVFAERPSMQATIPRDAS; translated from the coding sequence CTGAAGCTCTTCTACGCTCCGACGTCGCCCTATGTACGCAAGGTCATGGTCACCGCGCATGAGCTCGGCCTTGCCGATGGGATCGAAAAGCTGCCGAGTGCCGCGCATCCGGTGAAGCGCGACGAGCGCATCGCGCTCGCCAATCCGCTGGCCAAGATCCCGGCGGCGATCACGCCCGAGGGCGATACTCTCTTCGACAGCCGGGTCATCTGCGAATATCTCGACGCGAACGTGCCGGGCCGCCATCTGTTTCCCGCCGAGCAGAAGGCGCGCTGGCGCGCGCTCACCTTGCAGGCGCTGGGCGACGGACTGCTCGATGCCGCCTTGCTGTCGCGCTACGAAATGACGGCGCGACCGGAAGCCCGACAATGGGCCGACTGGGTGCAGGGGCAGATGACCAAGGTCGATGGCGCCTTGGCGCGGCTCGAGGAGCATGTCGAGACGCTGTCGGGGCCGTTGACGATCGGCCTCATCACCATCGGCTGCGCGCTGGGTTATCTCGACTTCCGTTTCGCTCACCGGCCCTGGCGGGAAGATCACCCGCGCCTGGCGGCCTGGTATGCGGTCTTCGCCGAGCGTCCTTCGATGCAGGCCACGATTCCACGCGACGCAAGCTGA
- the argE gene encoding acetylornithine deacetylase, producing the protein MTPPASATILKELVGFASVSANSNLDIIAYVEERLASLGIASRRLPDKMAKKASLLATIGPTDRAGIVLSAHTDVVPASEPNWSSPPFEASLRDGRLYGRGACDMKGFIAAILAQLPLLHREASETPVHLAFSYDEEVGCRGAPDLVAEVAGLPVKPAVCIVGEPTSLQIATAHKGKVAYRITVTGRTGHSALPHRAANAVTAAARIAAMLGDLADEVAISGPRDESFDPPYTTIHVGSLHGGSALNLVPDRAVLEYEIRNIPDREGGIPVLCSRIEAGIAAECQALRRSAPEADILIEEIVAYPQLATAADHPAVAAVARLAGTEARPRTVSFGTEAGLYAEAGIPTVICGPGDMTRAHKADEWIGLDELAATERMLERLAGRLRQPLATWMIS; encoded by the coding sequence ATGACGCCGCCGGCATCGGCCACCATCCTGAAGGAGCTCGTCGGCTTCGCCTCGGTCAGCGCCAATTCGAATCTCGATATCATCGCCTATGTCGAGGAGCGATTGGCGTCCCTAGGCATCGCGTCGCGGCGCCTACCCGACAAGATGGCCAAGAAGGCTTCCCTGCTGGCGACGATCGGCCCCACCGATCGCGCCGGCATCGTGCTCTCGGCTCATACCGATGTCGTGCCGGCCAGCGAGCCTAACTGGTCGAGCCCGCCCTTTGAGGCATCGCTGCGCGACGGGCGGCTTTATGGCCGCGGCGCCTGCGACATGAAGGGGTTCATCGCCGCCATCCTGGCCCAGCTTCCGCTGCTTCATCGGGAAGCGAGCGAGACGCCGGTGCATCTCGCTTTCTCCTATGACGAGGAAGTGGGCTGCCGAGGCGCGCCGGATCTCGTCGCCGAAGTCGCGGGCCTGCCGGTGAAACCGGCGGTCTGCATCGTCGGCGAGCCAACCTCGCTTCAGATTGCCACCGCGCATAAGGGCAAGGTCGCCTACCGCATCACGGTCACGGGCCGGACCGGCCATTCGGCTTTGCCGCATCGCGCCGCCAATGCGGTGACGGCGGCGGCGCGGATCGCCGCCATGCTGGGCGATCTCGCCGACGAGGTGGCGATTTCCGGTCCACGGGATGAGAGCTTCGATCCGCCCTATACGACTATTCATGTCGGATCGCTCCACGGCGGCTCGGCGCTCAATCTGGTGCCCGACCGCGCCGTGCTTGAATATGAGATCCGCAACATTCCAGATCGCGAAGGCGGTATCCCGGTCCTCTGCAGTCGTATCGAGGCGGGAATCGCCGCCGAGTGCCAGGCGTTGCGGAGATCGGCGCCCGAAGCCGATATCCTGATCGAGGAGATCGTCGCCTATCCCCAACTCGCCACAGCCGCCGATCATCCGGCGGTCGCCGCCGTCGCGCGCCTAGCCGGCACGGAAGCAAGGCCAAGGACCGTCAGTTTCGGTACCGAAGCCGGGCTCTATGCCGAAGCGGGAATCCCGACCGTCATCTGCGGGCCGGGTGACATGACACGAGCCCACAAGGCCGATGAGTGGATCGGTCTCGATGAACTCGCCGCCACCGAGCGGATGCTCGAGCGCCTTGCCGGAAGGCTGCGCCAGCCGCTAGCGACATGGATGATCTCATGA
- a CDS encoding DUF1028 domain-containing protein produces the protein MTFSISARCRRTGMFGIAVSSSSPCVAARCAHARAGVGAVATQNITDPTLGPKGLDLLASGLSAPEALAKLKATAPHLDYRQLALVDRQGGTASFSGAKTLGTHRIKEAPNVVAAGNLLKDPQVPDHMVEAFLADEQAALGDRLIAAMQAALAAGGEEGPVHSVGMLLVRDVAWPVADLRVDWHETDPIGELARLWALWQPQMDAYVTRALDPSTAPSYGVPGDQ, from the coding sequence ATGACCTTCTCGATCTCCGCCCGCTGCCGGCGCACCGGCATGTTCGGTATCGCGGTCTCCTCCTCGAGCCCTTGTGTGGCGGCGCGTTGCGCCCATGCCCGCGCCGGCGTCGGCGCCGTCGCCACCCAGAATATCACCGACCCGACACTAGGGCCCAAAGGTCTCGATCTGCTCGCCTCGGGCCTCTCGGCGCCTGAGGCTTTGGCGAAGCTCAAGGCGACGGCCCCTCATCTCGACTACCGCCAACTGGCCCTCGTCGACCGCCAGGGCGGCACCGCCTCCTTCTCCGGAGCGAAGACGCTGGGCACCCACCGCATCAAGGAAGCGCCCAATGTCGTGGCGGCCGGCAACCTGCTGAAGGATCCGCAGGTGCCCGACCACATGGTCGAGGCCTTTCTCGCCGACGAACAGGCCGCGCTGGGCGACCGGCTCATCGCCGCCATGCAGGCTGCCCTCGCCGCGGGCGGCGAGGAAGGCCCGGTCCATTCGGTCGGCATGCTGCTGGTGCGCGACGTCGCCTGGCCGGTTGCCGATCTGCGCGTCGACTGGCACGAGACCGACCCCATCGGCGAACTGGCAAGACTTTGGGCACTGTGGCAACCGCAGATGGACGCCTATGTGACCCGCGCCCTCGACCCGTCTACCGCCCCTTCCTATGGGGTTCCCGGCGACCAATAG
- a CDS encoding alpha/beta hydrolase, with protein sequence MPKQASIVLVHGFWGGAAHWSKVILGLSRLGHKSVMAVENPLTSLTDDAGRTRKMIAQQKQPVILVGHSYGGAVISEAGGQPNVAGLVFIAAFAPDAGESPGAITAKSPPVAAPNLEPDSDGYLWIKRDKFHESFCQDLSADEALVMAATQKAPLASTFGDTVSMPAWKKKPSWYQISSEDRMIAPDNQTWMSGRLKARKVVTLKASHASLASQPDAVVALIDEAVAAV encoded by the coding sequence ATGCCCAAGCAGGCCAGCATCGTTCTCGTGCACGGTTTTTGGGGCGGCGCCGCCCATTGGAGCAAGGTCATTCTCGGACTGTCCCGTTTAGGCCACAAGTCGGTCATGGCGGTGGAGAACCCGCTCACCTCGCTCACCGACGATGCCGGGCGCACGCGCAAGATGATCGCCCAGCAAAAGCAGCCGGTAATCCTGGTCGGGCATTCCTATGGCGGTGCGGTCATCTCGGAAGCCGGCGGCCAGCCCAACGTCGCGGGCCTCGTCTTCATCGCCGCCTTCGCGCCCGATGCCGGCGAAAGTCCCGGCGCCATAACCGCCAAGTCGCCGCCGGTCGCCGCCCCCAATCTCGAGCCCGACAGCGACGGCTATCTGTGGATCAAGCGGGATAAATTTCATGAAAGCTTCTGCCAGGATCTTTCCGCCGACGAAGCCTTGGTGATGGCGGCGACGCAGAAGGCACCGCTCGCCAGCACCTTCGGCGACACGGTCTCGATGCCCGCCTGGAAGAAGAAACCGTCCTGGTATCAGATCTCCAGCGAGGACCGCATGATCGCGCCCGACAATCAGACATGGATGTCGGGGCGCCTCAAGGCTAGGAAAGTGGTGACGCTCAAGGCGAGCCATGCCTCGCTCGCCTCACAGCCGGACGCGGTGGTGGCACTCATCGACGAAGCCGTCGCCGCGGTCTGA
- a CDS encoding heme-binding protein, which yields MTTRPALKLTHEGALKALAGAVAKANELGVPQNITVVDDGGNLLAFLRMDGAKLLSIETSRSKAITAASHRQPTSRLDPKNEIKLAIAAGGRLTNLEGGLPIIIGGFCVGAVGVGSGTGAQDVEVARAALAAIGAEDQVP from the coding sequence ATGACGACCAGACCGGCGTTGAAACTGACACATGAGGGCGCGCTCAAGGCGCTGGCGGGAGCGGTCGCGAAGGCCAATGAGCTCGGCGTGCCGCAGAACATCACGGTTGTCGATGACGGCGGCAATCTGCTGGCCTTCCTGCGCATGGACGGCGCCAAGCTCCTGTCGATCGAGACCTCGCGCTCGAAAGCGATCACCGCCGCCTCGCACCGTCAGCCGACCTCCAGGCTCGATCCCAAGAACGAGATCAAACTCGCCATCGCGGCCGGCGGCCGGCTCACCAATCTGGAAGGCGGCCTGCCGATCATCATCGGCGGCTTCTGCGTCGGCGCGGTCGGGGTCGGCTCCGGCACTGGCGCGCAGGATGTCGAAGTGGCGCGCGCCGCGCTCGCCGCCATCGGTGCTGAGGACCAGGTGCCGTGA
- a CDS encoding 4-hydroxyphenylacetate 3-hydroxylase family protein, with protein MIRTGEQYREGLRDGREVWVDGERVKDVTGHPSMKPIIDIRARMYDMQHDNSHAETLTYSDANGTHSIFNRLPREQQDWHDKWKAVDTVISDIGGVVTRVGDETVGEMWSLYDGQDVLNEIDSQFSENITRHIQRVIETDVFHVSANTDPKGDRSKPPQEQDPDMMVHVVKETDKGIIVRGAKYETAAGYADQAFLKPTVGAWTNEKLSNYAVGGIVKMGAPGVKMIARSGFAGKGSKDDYPLANKYDEVDFLMVLDNVLIPWEDIFFYRHTRAAAYIRGTLHRYSAFPYTLRLLYVADMMIGAALWNAKQTGLDKLQAVREKLADLVCYREGINAHLTASIALAQKSPGGLLMPHQSILYAGRIHACANLPQMMHIARELCGGQICVTPSAAAFNNGDSKDWLAKFYSLNDAWQAEDRRKLLAFARDLLNSDYANHRLTFVQFAQAPHFNHLAATYNAFDFSGPLDFVRRSAGLSERVNGSL; from the coding sequence ATGATCAGAACAGGTGAGCAATATCGTGAAGGCCTCCGCGATGGACGCGAGGTCTGGGTCGATGGGGAACGCGTCAAGGATGTGACCGGGCATCCGTCCATGAAGCCGATCATCGACATCCGCGCCCGCATGTATGACATGCAGCACGACAACAGCCATGCCGAGACCCTCACCTACAGCGACGCGAACGGCACCCATTCGATCTTCAACCGCCTGCCCAGGGAACAGCAGGACTGGCACGACAAATGGAAAGCCGTCGATACCGTCATCTCCGACATAGGCGGCGTCGTCACCCGCGTCGGCGACGAGACGGTCGGCGAGATGTGGTCGCTCTATGACGGCCAGGACGTGCTCAACGAGATCGATTCGCAGTTCTCCGAGAATATCACCCGCCATATCCAGCGCGTCATCGAGACCGACGTCTTCCATGTCTCGGCCAATACCGATCCCAAAGGCGACCGCTCCAAGCCGCCGCAGGAGCAGGACCCCGACATGATGGTCCATGTCGTCAAGGAGACCGACAAGGGCATCATCGTGCGCGGCGCCAAATACGAAACGGCGGCCGGCTATGCCGACCAGGCCTTCCTCAAGCCGACGGTCGGCGCCTGGACCAATGAGAAGCTGTCGAACTATGCGGTGGGCGGCATCGTCAAGATGGGCGCGCCCGGCGTGAAGATGATCGCCCGCTCGGGCTTTGCCGGCAAGGGCAGCAAGGACGACTATCCGCTTGCCAACAAATATGACGAGGTCGACTTCCTGATGGTGCTCGACAATGTCCTCATCCCCTGGGAGGACATCTTCTTCTACCGGCACACCCGCGCCGCCGCCTATATCCGCGGCACGCTGCACCGTTATTCGGCTTTCCCCTATACGCTGCGCCTTCTCTACGTCGCCGACATGATGATCGGCGCCGCTTTGTGGAATGCCAAGCAGACCGGTCTCGACAAGCTGCAGGCGGTGCGCGAGAAGCTCGCCGATCTCGTCTGCTACCGCGAGGGCATCAACGCCCATCTCACCGCCTCGATCGCGCTGGCGCAGAAGAGCCCCGGCGGGCTGCTGATGCCGCATCAGTCGATCCTCTATGCCGGCCGCATCCATGCCTGCGCCAATCTCCCGCAGATGATGCATATCGCGCGCGAATTGTGCGGCGGACAGATCTGCGTGACGCCGAGCGCTGCCGCCTTCAACAACGGCGACTCGAAGGACTGGCTGGCGAAATTCTACAGCCTCAACGATGCCTGGCAGGCGGAGGACCGTCGCAAGCTTCTGGCCTTCGCGCGCGACCTCTTGAATTCGGACTATGCCAATCACCGGCTGACCTTCGTCCAGTTCGCCCAGGCGCCGCATTTCAACCATCTGGCCGCCACCTACAACGCCTTCGACTTCTCCGGGCCGCTCGATTTCGTGCGCCGGTCGGCCGGCCTGTCGGAGCGGGTCAACGGCTCGCTCTGA
- a CDS encoding HutD family protein: protein MRLLRAEGYEAKPWKNGQGITRDILLWPATDEFDLRVSLADIPPASTFSAFPGITRHITRISGSATTLIFADGRVERLGLMTPLTFDSGEAPHCEASGDDVRVLNVMTRATSWRSSVRPLAAGRHPVVLAEGHAVLLFAVAGEWRVEAGNTSVNCLPGETLLAARPAAITLVGTAGCAALLADLVPAAESRDALFAFFEATGRN, encoded by the coding sequence ATGCGACTGTTGCGCGCCGAGGGCTATGAAGCCAAACCCTGGAAGAACGGCCAGGGCATCACGCGCGATATTCTCCTCTGGCCCGCCACGGACGAGTTCGATCTCCGGGTCAGCCTCGCCGATATTCCCCCTGCCAGCACCTTCTCCGCTTTCCCCGGCATCACTCGCCACATCACACGGATCTCAGGGAGCGCCACGACATTGATCTTCGCTGACGGCAGGGTCGAGCGGCTTGGACTCATGACGCCCCTGACCTTCGACAGCGGCGAGGCGCCCCATTGCGAGGCCTCCGGCGACGATGTGCGCGTCCTCAATGTCATGACGCGCGCGACTTCATGGCGATCGTCGGTGCGGCCGCTGGCGGCGGGCCGGCACCCGGTCGTTCTCGCGGAGGGCCATGCCGTGCTGCTCTTTGCCGTTGCCGGCGAATGGAGGGTGGAGGCCGGCAATACCAGCGTCAATTGCCTGCCCGGGGAGACCTTGCTGGCGGCAAGACCGGCTGCGATAACCCTGGTTGGCACGGCGGGTTGCGCCGCCCTTCTGGCCGATCTGGTCCCCGCCGCCGAAAGTCGGGACGCCCTATTCGCTTTTTTTGAAGCAACTGGCAGGAATTAA
- a CDS encoding amidohydrolase family protein: MVLVLAGRVAPCDPNDPDAVFKGRVFLNDTGSIEHIAKGAGGAPAGFANAPVIDLGNDFILPGLIDLHNHIGYNTLPLWAEPTRTTPYAHHDSWPNAPSYQASITWPSKALAATEPEALLAYVQLRALVGGTTAMQGWPTANRQHVQVLRNIDDETAGGTSRDLIYTSTLTLKPLELAKRAQAQRNGAGFIYHCGEGAVGSLVKREFVDSANAGCLTQTFIGIHCNSLAEADWTRWPQAEAGAVVWSPFSNLWLYGSTTNIKAARRQGVAICIGSDWGPSGTKNILGEIKVAKLVSERDGLGLSDRDLVAMMTSNPGDVLTRCWKRAIGRLVKGAFADITVIKSAGDKPVWTQVIEATEADIALVVIDGLARYGNPSLMQKAGRPSAKFRLAGKDRRFAIANPDAPDKPWKWEEFTKLLKAVIADPKTALTRAEARLRAYAGPLDSPNAPLLLALDMPTGGGAFAGNIRDHADKVVIPPLSSLVHDKKFFADITGRGFHGGLLDGLAEFYR; the protein is encoded by the coding sequence ATGGTCTTGGTGCTTGCCGGTCGTGTCGCGCCTTGTGACCCGAATGATCCCGACGCGGTATTCAAAGGCCGCGTCTTCCTCAATGATACCGGCAGCATAGAACATATCGCCAAGGGTGCCGGCGGTGCGCCGGCCGGCTTCGCCAATGCCCCTGTCATCGATCTGGGGAATGATTTCATCCTTCCAGGTCTCATCGATCTGCATAATCACATCGGTTACAATACGCTGCCGCTCTGGGCCGAGCCGACGCGCACGACGCCTTATGCCCATCACGACAGCTGGCCGAACGCTCCCAGCTATCAGGCGTCCATCACCTGGCCCTCCAAGGCTCTCGCGGCAACCGAGCCCGAGGCGCTGCTCGCCTATGTGCAACTGCGGGCACTCGTCGGCGGCACCACCGCCATGCAAGGATGGCCGACCGCCAATCGCCAGCATGTCCAGGTTCTGCGCAATATCGACGACGAGACGGCAGGCGGCACCAGCCGCGACCTGATCTACACCTCGACGCTTACGCTGAAGCCCCTGGAACTCGCGAAGCGGGCGCAGGCGCAGAGAAACGGCGCCGGCTTCATCTATCACTGTGGCGAAGGGGCGGTCGGATCGCTGGTGAAGCGCGAATTCGTCGACAGCGCCAATGCCGGCTGCCTGACCCAAACCTTCATCGGCATCCATTGCAATTCGCTCGCCGAGGCCGACTGGACCCGCTGGCCCCAGGCCGAGGCGGGCGCCGTCGTCTGGTCGCCTTTTTCCAACCTTTGGCTCTATGGCTCGACAACCAATATCAAGGCGGCGCGGCGGCAGGGCGTCGCCATCTGCATCGGATCCGACTGGGGACCATCCGGTACCAAGAACATCCTGGGCGAGATCAAGGTGGCCAAGCTCGTCAGCGAAAGGGATGGGCTCGGGCTCAGCGACCGCGATCTCGTCGCCATGATGACCAGCAATCCGGGCGATGTGCTGACGCGCTGCTGGAAGAGAGCGATCGGCCGGCTCGTCAAGGGCGCATTCGCCGATATCACGGTGATCAAGTCGGCCGGCGACAAGCCTGTATGGACACAAGTGATCGAGGCGACCGAAGCCGATATCGCTCTCGTCGTTATCGATGGCCTGGCGCGCTACGGCAATCCGAGCCTGATGCAGAAGGCCGGGCGGCCCAGCGCCAAATTCAGGCTCGCCGGCAAGGACCGGCGCTTCGCCATCGCCAATCCCGATGCCCCGGACAAACCCTGGAAATGGGAGGAGTTCACCAAGCTTCTCAAGGCGGTGATCGCCGATCCGAAGACCGCGTTGACCCGGGCCGAGGCACGGTTGCGGGCCTATGCCGGCCCGCTCGATTCCCCCAACGCGCCGCTGCTCCTGGCGCTCGATATGCCCACCGGCGGCGGCGCCTTCGCCGGGAACATAAGGGATCATGCCGACAAGGTGGTCATCCCGCCGCTCAGCTCCCTCGTTCACGACAAGAAATTCTTCGCCGACATCACCGGTCGCGGCTTCCACGGCGGATTGCTGGACGGCCTCGCGGAGTTCTACCGATGA